The genomic stretch aatttaatccaagaaattCGAAAGTTAGGCAAAATTCGTGGGTTAGGTTTCATGCCCAAAAACTATGAAATTAAGAACAAAACTAAGAGAAATTGATGGAGAAAAATGAATAAGGATGTTACCTTGATGCTTTAGGAAGAGTTTGGAGTGAAAATAAGTGAATTTTGAGACCAAATGATGAAGAAATGGTGAAGAACGCGTGTGGAAATGCTGTTGTTCGAAAAATTGAGTATGAAAATAATTTGGGAAAAGTGGGTTTAAAAGCTCGGTCAAGGTTTGACCAcgggggctcgacgcgtcgaagcaggggctcgacgcgtcgagcctccCAGATTTTTCGTAAAAATCATTCAGCGGgatctcgacgcgtcgagaccaACGGgaaattctaaacaatgttacGGCCGAACGTCGACACGTCGAGGGTCACCCTCGACGCGTCGAAACAGATCAGAAAgcaatttcaaaaattttcaactatAAAACACCTAGCTATCAACCAACACCGAAAACAACACTCAAAGATCAAAAATTCAACTCCAAAATTATATCAACATAAGAAATTAAGCTCAAAATTTTCGAAAACATCATGTAATTTCACATTAAAGCAATTAACACCCAATTTCATATTCAATTCCCATCATGCAAAATAAACTATCAAAACTTAAAatgcaagaaattaaaaggacatgggttgcctcccaagaagcgcttGTTTAAGGTCATAAGCTCGACCCCTTTTTCAAAGTTCATCCGGGTTGATCCGTAAGGCTACCTCCATCACTAGCCTCAGTGAAGTTCCTAACACAAGCTTTGCATCCCAAAAGGCATCCTTTGTCGACTTTCTCCACATGTGTAAAATTAGCATTTCCATCACGAGTCTTGCAACACATCACATCGGCCCTATAACATTTTTCAATAATCAATAACACAAGAATTGGGATCTTCAAGGACATTGAATGCCACTTTCTCTTCTCCAAAATCAAAGATCATTGATCCTTTCCGTGCATCAATTATTGCTCCCGCTGTGGCCAAGAAAGGTCTCCCCAATATGATTGGAGTGTATGGGTCTTCTCGAATATCCATTACCACGAAGTCACAAGGCACAAAATACTTGTCAACACAAACGGGAACATCCTCAAGAATTCCAATAGGATTTTTGGTTGACCGATCGGCAAATTGAAGTGTGAATTCGATCGGTCGTAGCTCTCCCAAATTGAGCTTCTTGCAAAGAGATAAAGGCATTAAATTAACACTCGCTCCTAAGTCACAAAGTGATCTTTTGATTGTGGAGCCACCAATAACACATGGAATTGTAAATCTTCCCAGATCTCTATGCTTTGTTGAAAACCTTCTCTCTTCACGTGTTAAGGCCCGGTACTCTTGTGTCATTGCAATCAATTCTTGATCTCCAAACTTTCTCTTTTTAGATAGAATCTCTCTTAAAAACTTCCCATAAGAAGGTGTTTGGGTGAGCAAATCGAGCAACGGGATAGagactttcaaattttcaacaataTCCAAGAATTTTTTCCATCTACTATCTTTGGCTTGCCTTTGGAATTTTTGAGGGAATGGAAGTGGTGGCACATACTTTCTATCGGGcttttctttttcatctttttcatgaCTTTGAGGGCTCGCATTCAAAACGGGATGgttagcttcttcttcttcaagtttCTCTTCAATCTGAACATCAATGATTTTACTCGGCCTTGGTTTGTCAACCGGAAGAGGTGGTTCTTCAAGTTTCTTGCCACTTCTTGTTACAATAGCATTGACATGCTCTCTTGGATTCTCGGGACAAGCGGGCAACTTCCCGGTGACTTTGGTGCTAGAAGTAGAAGCTTGATTTGCAATTTGTCTTTCTAGCATCTTGTTGTGAGCACTCAATTGATCTAGCCTTTCGGATATTTGTTTGTATCTCTCCTCACTTTGTAATTGAGATTTAAGCATCATTTGCATCATTGCTTCCCAATTTGGTGGAGGTGGAGCTTCCAAAGTAGGTAGTGGTGGACTTGGTGGAATAGTCGGAGCTTGGGGTTGAAATCCTTGAGTTGGCCTAAATGGTTGTGTTTGACCCCCTCTAAAATTTTGTTGACCTTGGAATCCCGGCGGTGAGTTTCTATTGCCATAACTTTGGGGATTCGCCGCCCCATTCGGGTTACTCCATGAGAAACCGGGATGGTTTCTTGGTGCATTAGGATTGTAGGCCCCTTGCGGTTGGAATGATTGTTGTTGCCTTCCATATCCTACCAAATCAACATGCTCCATAGAAGATTGAGAACTCGTATCATCATTAAAGCATTCACCGAAGTTGTGCCCCCCACCGCAAAGATCACAAATCAACACTTGTCTTGAGGGAGAAGAAGGAGTAGAAACATAGCTCATATTTCGATTTTGAAGAGTGATTTGAGCTAGCTTTTGCACCATTGTTGCAACATTGTCCACTTTAGCCGATAAAGCGGATATTTGCTCCACTTCATGAATACCTCCTCCCAATCTTTGTGAAGATCTATCGGAGTACCAAGTAGAACCGTTCATTGCAATTTTTTCTAATAACTCCTCCGCTTGAATGGGCTCCAAAACCGTGAATGAACCTCCCGAAGATGCATCTACCAAAGTTCTTGAAGTGTCAAATAATCCCTCATAGAACGCCATCATTAGATCCCAACTTTGTATACCATGGTGTGGGCATTGTCTTCTTAAATCTTTGAATCTTTCCCACGACTCGGCTAAGGACTCATTCGGCAATTGCTTGAAGTTTTGGATTGCTCTTCTCATCCTTTGAGTCTTTGAGATTGGATAGAACTTTTTCAAGAATTCCCGGTGAAGTTGATCCCAACTATCAAAATAATTAGCCGGAAAGGAAATGAGCCAACCGTGAGCTTTGTCCCTCACTGAAAATGGAAAGAGTCAGAGTTTGATAGCTTCGGTAGGAACTCCGTTCATCTTAAAAGTGCTACAAATCCGGTGGAATTTTGTAATATGAGCATTTGGATCTTCCATGGGTGATCCTCCGAATTGATCCGATGCAACCATTTGTATTATAGCTGGTTTGATTTCGAAATTGTTGGCCTCAACACTCGGAATATTGATGCTATCACGTTCTTCCAAATCGGGTGCAATATAATCGGACATAGCTCTCCTCACCGGTGGAGGTTGATTAACTCCATTTTCATCATCGTTTCCATTTCCAATGCCGTTTCCATCTCCATTaagaattaaattgatatttccTTGCACTTGTGCCATCCTTCGTTGCTTTCTAAGGTACTTTGCTCTCTTTTCAATCTCAAGGTCCAAAGGCAATAATCCTTCTTTCCCCAATGATCGTGTTTGCATGCAACAAGTACCTAAAACAAAAGATCACAactaaacaaagaaaatttgtTATGGGTAagtaaaaacaaagaaaaataatggaTTAGACTCTTAGAATAAAACTTTCATTAATGTCAATACTTAAACGCcacttccccggcaacggcgccaattttaTTGCAGCATATTTTCATAACAattcaaatacccggagtattccggggtatcgatccacagggaagcggggcgcATCGAGCACTAGTTACTAACATACTCAtgtgaagctaatcctaacgaaaatgatgtttgaacgATTGCAAATATCAAAATAAACGAGAATAAAAAGGGCTAGTTGATGAAaacaaatagagagagagatgggatTTCCGGGTTTAGGTGTTTAGTCTCCTAATGCCAAACTAAGGTGAGATATCAAATATGGGCAAGACAAGTGTTCAAGATGCACTCATAAGAGGAATTATTCCCGTAATTCCTACAAGATAAGGAATAGAACAAGCATCATAAACAACTATACTAAACACTCTTTTCCAAGAGGTGAAAGCAAGATGCAAATGTGGGTGCCCTAGTTCATATCCTGACTCCCATCAAGATACAAAATAAGCAAATGAAGCAAGCAATTGGATCCTTAATCACAAGCATCATCAACATTAAACACAAATGCATAACAAGTCATAAACCCAAATGTAGATATAACATTGAAATATAAAGAACAGAGGCAAAGGATTCATCAACAcctttcacccaaaaatcccaaaatacTTTAGCCAATCATGGCTATGATAGAAAATTAAAGCTCAATGTTAAAGAGGAGTTTACAAAGACTAAAAAGTAAAGGAAAGGGAAAGAAATTATCCCAAATGTAGCTTCCCAagctttccttcttcctcccaaAGCCTTGATATCTCCTTGAGATGactatcttcttctccaagaatgGTGGATCCCTCCTTCACTCCATGGAAGAGACAACACCTTGCTCTCACTCCTTTTTGCCTCCCAAAAACGCAGCCTAGCTCTAGGGTTCTTGGAAAATGAGCTTTATATAGTGGGAgccaaaataggggcaaaataggcaATTTCGCGCAACAAATAATTCTCTGTCACAGGACTCTCGATGCGTCGAGCCTGGATGAATTTCCGGAAAAAAGCTATGGCAAggactcgacgcgtcgagcctggAGATTGGCTCAACTCTTCACGCCTTGGAGTATTTTGTCGCGACGGGCGGGATTCCGGACGCGTCCAGCTCTAAAATCAGTATTCTTCACTCGTTTTAGCCCCAATCATGCCTTCGAATGTTCCTTTGCTTTGCGTTTTATCTAAAATGGtttcaaaacactaacaaacgCCATAAAACACTCAAATCCAGAATGAAACCATATCTAATTAAGAAAACAAGGAAACATGACTTGAAGAAGGCAAATTAATACATTTAAGCTCCAAAGTTGATCCcaaatacttagaaaaataaGCACAAATGAGATCATATCACTATTTTTACTTCTAATAATTCCGCATCTATGGAGTCTTTTGCTGCATCTGTAACCCCACGTGTCACCCAGTGTCAAAATGACTCTCTTCTTAGGCCGTTTGAGACAGATGAGGTAAAGGCTGCGCTGTTTTCAATGTTCCCTGACAAAGCCCCTGGCCCGGATGGGATGAACCCGGGtttttttcaacatttttgggaTTTAGTTGGCGGGGATGTTTCATCTTTTGCCATTAATTGTCTCAATAGTTGTGCTTTCCTAGATGGTCTTAATGATACGAATGTTGTGTTAATCCCCAAGAAGAGTCACCCGGAGGTTGTGTCTGATCTTCGCCCCATTGCCCTGTGTAATGTGGTTTATAAGATCATGGCAAAGATGATTCCGAACAGGATGAAACCCATGTTGGATGAGGTCATCTTTGAATCTCAGAGTGCATTTATTCCTGACAGACTACTCACTAACAGCATTTTAATTGCTGCGGAGGTTGGTCACTTTTTAAATAGGAAGCAGAATAGAATGGTTGGGTGGGCTGCACTTAAATTGGATATGGCTAAGGCTTATGACCGAATGGAGTGGCCTTTTCTGCGAGGGATGCTACTAGCTTTAGGCTTTGCGGAGGCCTGGGTGAATTTGATTATGCTTTGTGTTACTACAGTTTCTTATAGCTTTCTAGTTAATGGAGAGCATGCTGGTCAGATTATACCATCCCGGGGCATCAGACAGGGAGACCCTTTATCcccctatttatttattatctgtGCAGAAGGGCTGTCTCTGTTACTGTAGCAGGCTGAGCGTCGAGGTGATTTCCATGGTTGTAGGGTGGCTAGGGGAGCACCAACAGTGTCTCATCTGTTTTTTGCGGATGACAGCCTCCTGTTTTTCAAAGCTAATGTTCATGAGGCCGGAGTTATTAAACAGTGTCTAAGTGACTATGAGGCTATGTCTGGACAGGCTGTTAATTTTGGTAAATCAAGTGTGTGCTTCAGTAGAAATACATCCATGGCTGATAGGGAGGAGGTGGTGGCTATTTTAGGGGTCTCTCAGGCTCCTAATTTTGGTAAGTATTTGGGTTTGCCATCTTTTGTTGGGAGGAATAAGAGGGTTGTATTCTCATATATTGAAGATAAAATTAAACAGAGGTTTAGTTCGTGGAATAAGCGCTTTATTTCTCGGGCTGGAAAGGAAGTGTTATTGAAAAGTGTGGCACAGTCTATGCCAACCTTTTCAAAGAGTGTCTTTCTGCTACCGCAGTCGGTTTGTTAGTCAATTGAAACGGCTATGAACAGGTATTGGTGGGGTTCTAGGGAAGACAGGAGTATTCATTGGATGGCATGGGACCGCTTATGTGTTCCTAAGAAATATGGGGGTTTGGTTTCAAGGATCTGAGGGCGTTTAATTTGGCAATGTTAGGTAAACAAACCTGGCGTTTTCTAATTAACCCCCAATCTTTGGTTGCAAGGATCTATAAAGCCAGATATTATCCTAAATCTACTTTTGTTGATGCAACCATAAGGGGGTTGCCCAAGCTTTTGTTGGCGTAGCATTATGGCTGCTCATGAGTTAATTTGTTCTGGGGTAAGACGGAGAATTGGGAATGGAGACACGACACTGATATGGGGTCATCCTTGGCTCCCTGATGATCCAAGCCCAATGGTTCAGACTCACATGCCTCCAGGGTTAAATGGTTCTTTGGTTTCTGGATTGGTTGACCCAGCTACTAATACATGGGATCAATCTATATTACAGGACATTTTTCAGCCCCAAGATGTGGAACGTATTTTGAGCATCCCTATTAGCCCCGAGTATGAGGACTCTTGGTATTGGCATGGCAACCCAAGAGGTTGTTATACTGTGAAGGATGGTTATAGGCGCATGTGTGATGAATTTAGCGACCGTTTAGGCGCTTTTGATAAGTGGTTGGCTGTCTGGAAAATTAAATCCCCTCCcaaatggaaaacattttttatGGAGAGCCCTAAACAATGTCCTACCCACTACTACCAACTTGATTTTAAAGAGAGTAGATGTGCAACCAACATGCCCAATGTGTGGGTTGGTCAATGAGAATGTTATGCACTCCCTTGTCATGTGTGACTACTCTAAATTGGTTTGGCATGAAGCTGCTATTACCATGCCATCTTtgcaggaaaatgattttgcTATGTAGTTCCCTAACCTTATGACTATGCTTACGATGGAGGATCTTCTTGTTGCAGTAGCTGTCATTTACTACATATGGATAGCACGGAACTCTGCAGTATGGAAGGGCTGCTTGCCGCGTCCAATTACCGTTTCGCGGAGGGCGGAGGCGGCGCTACAAGCATGGAAGCAGGTGCATCATGTAAACCGAGCACAGCAGCCTACGCCACAGGTCGACACTCATTCGAACACAAAGCAGGTTACCGGTGCTAGTCAATCACAGAATGGCGATTGGTGCTGTTATTTCGACGCAGGTTATGTGCATGCTACACGGATGTCCACTGCTGGTGCGGTTCTCTACATGCCGGGCGGTGCGTATGCAGCAGCGTTCAATGGCCGAACCCAAGGTTGTCTCTCACCTTTGATGGCAGAATCCATGGCGTGCAAGGAGGTTCTTTCGTGGCTTCGAGAGCGGAGTGTTGATCGGGTGAAGCTTTACACTGACTGCGCAAATCTCCAGGTGCTGCTATCATCTTCGCACTCCAATCTTTATTCGTATATTGCATTCTCCATTCAAGCCTCAAAAACTATTATGTCATCTTTTATTCATTGTTCAGTACATTTAATTCCTAGGTCTGCTAACCTAGGGGCACACTCTCTTGCTACTTTGGCCTTTTCTCAGGCTGGTTTTTTGTTTTGGGATAATGTCTCGCCTGATACTATTGCTGgtttgatttaatataattatttggttgttttcaacaaaaaaaaagtaatgccGTAGTGTTACAGTGGCATTATATTActtagtgtatgtatatatatatatatatatatatatatatatatatatatatatatatatatatatatatatatatatttagaataaagataactttttaattttttaaattgaaaattatactaatttaatattttaactaaaaattaatCGGGATCCCCGTCCTTGCCTAATTCCTTGCGGGGAAGAGGATGGGAACTATTTTTAATTCCCCGTCGGGGTttgggacggggacggggacggggtcagggtttcggggacggggacggggagtatactcttCGGCCCCCACCTCgtcccgttg from Ipomoea triloba cultivar NCNSP0323 chromosome 12, ASM357664v1 encodes the following:
- the LOC115999421 gene encoding uncharacterized protein LOC115999421, which translates into the protein MAFYEGLFDTSRTLVDASSGGSFTVLEPIQAEELLEKIAMNGSTWYSDRSSQRLGGGIHEVEQISALSAKVDNVATMVQKLAQITLQNRNMSYVSTPSSPSRQVLICDLCGGGHNFGECFNDDTSSQSSMEHVDLVGYGRQQQSFQPQGAYNPNAPRNHPGFSWSNPNGAANPQSYGNRNSPPGFQGQQNFRGGQTQPFRPTQGFQPQAPTIPPSPPLPTLEAPPPPNWEAMMQMMLKSQLQSEERYKQISERLDQLSAHNKMLERQIANQASTSSTKVTGKLPACPENPREHVNAIVTRSGKKLEEPPLPVDKPRPSKIIDVQIEEKLEEEEANHPVLNASPQSHEKDEKEKPDRKYVPPLPFPQKFQRQAKDSRWKKFLDIVENLKVSIPLLDLLTQTPSYGKFLREILSKKRKFGDQELIAMTQEYRALTREERRFSTKHRDLGRFTIPCVIGGSTIKRSLCDLGASVNLMPLSLCKKLNLGELRPIEFTLQFADRSTKNPIGILEDVPVCVDKYFVPCDFVVMDIREDPYTPIILGRPFLATAGAIIDARKGSMIFDFGEEKVAFNVLEDPNSCVIDY